The following coding sequences are from one Gossypium hirsutum isolate 1008001.06 chromosome A12, Gossypium_hirsutum_v2.1, whole genome shotgun sequence window:
- the LOC107906509 gene encoding serine/arginine-rich splicing factor RS40 isoform X1, with protein MRPIFCGNFEYDARQSDLERLFRKFGRIERVDMKSGFAFIYMEDERDAEDAIRALDRTEFGQKGRRLRVEWTKHERGIRRPEGGGGGSRRSAANTRPSKTLFVINFDPYHTRTRDLERHFESYGKIVSVRIRRNFAFVQYDSQDDATRALEATNMSKLMDRVISVEYAVRDDDDRRNGYSPERGRDRSPERGRDRRRSPSPFRRERGSPDYGRGSSRSPYRKERGSPDYGRGHGPSLYKRDRGSPEYGQITSRSPQRRERTSFDHARGSSRSPFRKERASPENIQGSSRSPYRKEKRSAENDRSPSRSPYRRERPTSDNGRAPSHSPYGRERISPENGRGSSPGSMPERRASPYGGEAESPVNERYGSQSPAAEE; from the exons ATGAGACCCATTTTCTGTGGAAACTTTGAGTATGATGCACGGCAGTCTGATTTGGAACGACTCTTCAGAAAATTTGGGAGAATCGAAAGAGTAGATATGAAGTCTG GATTTGCTTTCATATATATGGAAGATGAGAGAGATGCTGAAGATGCCATCCGAGCACTTGATCGAACAGAATTTGGTCAGAAAGGACGTAGGCTTCGTGTTGAATGGACAAAG CATGAGCGTGGCATTAGAAGGCCCGAGGGTGGGGGCGGTGGATCAAGAAGATCTGCAGCAAATACAAGACCTTCAAAGACTTTATTTGTCATCAATTTTGATCCTTACCACACTCGAACTAGGGATTTGGAAAGGCACTTCGAGTCATATGGAAAGATTGTAAGTGTAAGGATCAGAAGGAATTTTGCATTTGTACAATATGATTCCCAAGATGATGCCACCAGGGCTTTGGAGGCTACAAATATGAG CAAGCTGATGGATAGAGTTATTTCAGTTGAATATGCAGTACGAGATGATGATGATCGTCGAAATGGATATAGCCCTGAGAGAGGTCGTGATAGGTCACCTGAGAGAGGTCGTGACAGGAGACGATCTCCAAGTCCCTTCCGAAGAGAGAGGGGTAGCCCCGATTATGGTCGTGGCTCTAGTCGTAGCCCTTATAGGAAGGAGAGGGGGAGCCCTGATTATGGTCGTGGCCACGGTCCAAGTCTTTATAAGAGAGATAGAGGTAGCCCTGAGTATGGCCAGATCACCAGCCGTAGTCCTCAGAGAAGAGAGAGGACCAGCTTTGACCATGCTCGTGGCTCCAGCCGAAGTCCTTTCAGGAAAGAGAGGGCTAGCCCTGAGAATATCCAAGGCTCTAGCCGCAGTCCTTATAGGAAAGAGAAGCGTAGTGCTGAAAATGATCGTAGCCCCAGTCGCAGTCCATATAGAAGAGAAAGGCCCACTTCTGACAATGGTCGTGCACCCAGCCATAGCCCATATGGAAGAGAGAGAATTAGCCCAGAGAATGGCCGTGGTAGCAGCCCTGGTTCTATGCCAGAAAGAAGGGCCAGCCCTTATGGTGGTGAAGCTGAAAGCCCAGTCAATGAAAGATATGGAAG TCAATCTCCTGCAGCAGAGGAATGA
- the LOC107906509 gene encoding serine/arginine-rich splicing factor RS40 isoform X2 has product MEDERDAEDAIRALDRTEFGQKGRRLRVEWTKHERGIRRPEGGGGGSRRSAANTRPSKTLFVINFDPYHTRTRDLERHFESYGKIVSVRIRRNFAFVQYDSQDDATRALEATNMSKLMDRVISVEYAVRDDDDRRNGYSPERGRDRSPERGRDRRRSPSPFRRERGSPDYGRGSSRSPYRKERGSPDYGRGHGPSLYKRDRGSPEYGQITSRSPQRRERTSFDHARGSSRSPFRKERASPENIQGSSRSPYRKEKRSAENDRSPSRSPYRRERPTSDNGRAPSHSPYGRERISPENGRGSSPGSMPERRASPYGGEAESPVNERYGSQSPAAEE; this is encoded by the exons ATGGAAGATGAGAGAGATGCTGAAGATGCCATCCGAGCACTTGATCGAACAGAATTTGGTCAGAAAGGACGTAGGCTTCGTGTTGAATGGACAAAG CATGAGCGTGGCATTAGAAGGCCCGAGGGTGGGGGCGGTGGATCAAGAAGATCTGCAGCAAATACAAGACCTTCAAAGACTTTATTTGTCATCAATTTTGATCCTTACCACACTCGAACTAGGGATTTGGAAAGGCACTTCGAGTCATATGGAAAGATTGTAAGTGTAAGGATCAGAAGGAATTTTGCATTTGTACAATATGATTCCCAAGATGATGCCACCAGGGCTTTGGAGGCTACAAATATGAG CAAGCTGATGGATAGAGTTATTTCAGTTGAATATGCAGTACGAGATGATGATGATCGTCGAAATGGATATAGCCCTGAGAGAGGTCGTGATAGGTCACCTGAGAGAGGTCGTGACAGGAGACGATCTCCAAGTCCCTTCCGAAGAGAGAGGGGTAGCCCCGATTATGGTCGTGGCTCTAGTCGTAGCCCTTATAGGAAGGAGAGGGGGAGCCCTGATTATGGTCGTGGCCACGGTCCAAGTCTTTATAAGAGAGATAGAGGTAGCCCTGAGTATGGCCAGATCACCAGCCGTAGTCCTCAGAGAAGAGAGAGGACCAGCTTTGACCATGCTCGTGGCTCCAGCCGAAGTCCTTTCAGGAAAGAGAGGGCTAGCCCTGAGAATATCCAAGGCTCTAGCCGCAGTCCTTATAGGAAAGAGAAGCGTAGTGCTGAAAATGATCGTAGCCCCAGTCGCAGTCCATATAGAAGAGAAAGGCCCACTTCTGACAATGGTCGTGCACCCAGCCATAGCCCATATGGAAGAGAGAGAATTAGCCCAGAGAATGGCCGTGGTAGCAGCCCTGGTTCTATGCCAGAAAGAAGGGCCAGCCCTTATGGTGGTGAAGCTGAAAGCCCAGTCAATGAAAGATATGGAAG TCAATCTCCTGCAGCAGAGGAATGA
- the LOC121211216 gene encoding protein DETOXIFICATION 49: protein MCQFTSSCKCDDDDSNIPSLLSINDSKGSFNVYESLIPRTPTIHTQKKLDSFFSVSLAVKEAISIANIAFPMILTGLMLYSRSLISMLFLGRLGELALAGGSLAIGFANITGYSILSGLAMGMESICGQAFGAKRYTLLGITLQRTVLLLLASSLPISVLWMNMKKILIVCGQDESIANEAQRYLVYSLPDLLAQSLLHPLRIYLRTQSITLPLTCCAILSILLHVPINYFLVTHLKLGIKGVALSGVWTNINLVGSLIIYILYFGVHKRTWGGFSMECFKEWKSLLNLAIPSCISVCLEWWWYEIMILLCGLLLNPKATVASMGILIQTTALIYIFPSSLSFSVSTRVGNELGANQPKKAKLAAFVGLNCGFILGLSALLFAVLVRNIWATMFTADKDIIALTSLVLPIIGLCELGNCPQTTGCGVLRGTARPKYGANINLGCFYLVGMPVAVRLAFFAGFDFKGLWLGMLAAQMSCVATMLLVLVRTDWDFEAERAMKLTGTQVAVDDDDDDADDDSKLHENPHQAQIKQDSISLLEDLGHYCLV, encoded by the coding sequence ATGTGCCAGTTTACATCTTCCTGCAAATGTGATGATGATGATTCAAATATTCCTTCCCTTCTTTCAATCAACGACTCTAAAGGGTCATTCAATGTTTACGAATCTTTAATCCCAAGAACCCCAACAATCCATACACAAAAAAAGCTAGACAGTTTTTTTTCTGTTTCTCTTGCAGTGAAAGAAGCCATCTCCATAGCTAATATTGCTTTCCCTATGATCCTAACCGGTCTCATGTTATATTCCCGTTCATTGATTTCCATGTTATTTCTCGGCCGACTCGGTGAACTTGCCTTGGCTGGTGGTTCACTCGCCATTGGTTTTGCCAATATCACTGGTTATTCTATTCTTTCAGGTCTTGCTATGGGGATGGAGTCCATTTGTGGACAAGCTTTTGGTGCTAAAAGATATACCCTTTTAGGAATCACCTTACAAAGGACAGTGCTTTTGTTGCTTGCTTCATCATTGCCTATTTCTGTTTTATGGATGAATATGAAGAAAATATTGATAGTCTGTGGTCAAGATGAAAGTATAGCTAATGAAGCACAACGGTATCTTGTTTATTCACTCCCTGATCTTTTAGCTCAATCTCTTTTACACCCATTGAGGATTTATCTCAGAACCCAATCAATAACTCTCCCTTTAACATGTTGTGCCATTTTATCTATTCTTCTACATGTACCCATCAATTACTTTCTTGTAACACACCTTAAATTAGGCATCAAAGGGGTTGCACTTAGTGGGGTTTGGACCAATATCAACCTAGTTGGTTCATTGATAATCTATATCCTTTACTTTGGTGTCCATAAAAGAACATGGGGAGGGTTTTCAATGGAGTGTTTTAAAGAATGGAAATCTTTACTGAATTTAGCCATACCAAGCTGTATTTCAGTCTGTCTTGAATGGTGGTGGTACGAGATTATGATCCTTTTATGCGGTTTACTTTTAAACCCCAAAGCAACAGTTGCTTCAATGGGCATTTTGATTCAAACAACAGCATTGATATACATATTCCCATCTTCATTAAGCTTCAGTGTATCAACAAGAGTCGGCAATGAACTCGGTGCTAACCAGCCCAAAAAAGCCAAACTCGCCGCCTTTGTAGGCCTAAACTGTGGATTCATTCTGGGCTTATCAGCACTCCTTTTTGCTGTACTGGTGAGAAACATATGGGCTACCATGTTTACAGCCGATAAAGATATCATTGCATTAACTTCACTTGTTTTACCTATAATCGGCTTATGTGAACTCGGCAACTGCCCACAAACAACCGGGTGCGGCGTTCTTCGAGGCACAGCAAGGCCTAAATACGGTGCTAATATAAACTTGGGTTGTTTTTACCTTGTTGGTATGCCGGTTGCTGTACGGTTAGCTTTTTTTGCTGGTTTTGATTTTAAAGGGTTATGGCTTGGAATGTTGGCAGCTCAAATGTCCTGTGTGGCCACTATGTTACTGGTTTTGGTTCGAACAGATTGGGATTTTGAAGCTGAAAGAGCCATGAAACTGACCGGAACTCAAGTGgctgttgatgatgatgatgatgatgctgatgaTGACAGCAAATTACACGAGAATCCACACCAAGCACAAATCAAGCAGGATTCTATTTCTTTATTAGAGGATTTGGGTCATTATTGCCTagtttaa
- the LOC121211484 gene encoding LOB domain-containing protein 24: MNPSRCAACRYLRRRCPPDCIFSPYFPPNNPQRFASIHRIYGASNVAKLLQRLPSHLRTQAADSLYLEAQYRIEDPVYGCVGLISLLQQQIHDIERQLAMTQAEIAFRARHPQAVEGNLLNNVGNPSFSNQASSWFM; this comes from the exons ATGAATCCAAGCCGTTGTGCAGCTTGTAGATATTTGAGAAGAAGATGCCCTCCCGATTGCATTTTCTCCCCTTACTTCCCACCCAATAATCCTCAAAGATTTGCTTCAATACACCGAATATATGGTGCCAGCAATGTCGCAAAACTACTTCAG CGACTTCCGTCGCATTTGCGAACTCAAGCGGCGGATTCTTTATACTTGGAGGCACAATATCGAATCGAAGATCCCGTGTATGGTTGCGTTGGGCTCATATCTTTACTGCAGCAACAAATACATGATATCGAGAGGCAACTGGCTATGACCCAGGCCGAGATTGCCTTTCGGGCACGACATCCCCAAGCTGTGGAGGGCAATTTGTTGAACAATGTTGGCAACCCCAGCTTCTCCAATCAAGCTTCTTCTTGGTTTATGTAG
- the LOC107947292 gene encoding BAG family molecular chaperone regulator 1, translating to MMRMKTKATGLSPAVTNEESGFVGGGEPTAHDWELRPGGMLVQKRDLDNGRPPIPPPTIRVRVKYKSIYHEISINSQATFGELKKMLTGPTGLHHQDQKLLYKDKERDSKAFLDTAGVKDKSKLVLIEDPISQEKRLLEMRKNAKLEKASKSISEISLEVDRLGNQVSTFESIITKGGKVAEKDVLNLIEQLMNQLLKLDGIMADGDVKLQRKMQVRRVQKYVETLDMLKIKNAMPNTNGAQSETQNRHKHSVRKQEQQSRQRLAPIQEQQSSNSVSHLPIHQQYQHKHQHQQASGPVVVTTKWETFDSSPATLPVTSTSTSSSTANNSAPPKFPWEFFD from the exons ATGATGAGGATGAAGACTAAAGCGACAGGGCTGTCACCGGCGGTGACAAATGAAGAATCAGGTTTTGTCGGTGGCGGTGAACCGACTGCTCATGATTGGGAGCTTAGACCCGGTGGCATGTTGGTTCAAAAGCGAGACCTCGACAACGGTCGTCCCCCTATCCCACCGCCGACAATTAGAGTCAGAGTCAAATACAAGTCAATCTATCATGAAATCAGCATCAATTCTCAAGCTACATTCG GAGAGTTGAAGAAGATGTTAACAGGCCCAACGGGGCTACACCATCAAGACCAAAAACTTTTATACAAAGACAAAGAGAGGGATTCGAAGGCGTTTTTAGATACGGCCGGTGTGAAAGACAAATCCAAGCTTGTTTTAATTGAAGACCCGATTAGCCAAGAAAAGAGATTACTGGAAATGAGAAAGAATGCTAAACTGGAAAAAGCTTCTAAATCTATCTCTGAAATCAGCTTGGAGGTTGATAGGCTTGGTAATCAG GTGTCTACTTTTGAATCTATAATTACTAAAGGTGGGAAAGTAGCAGAGAAAGAtgtgcttaatttgattgaaCAGTTAATGAATCAATTGCTTAAGTTGGATGGTATTATGGCTGATGGTGATGTCAAATTGCAAAGAAAAATGCAG GTGAGAAGAGTTCAAAAATATGTTGAAACATTGGATATGTTGAAGATTAAAAACGCCATGCCTAACACCAATGGAGCTCAATCCGAAACACAGAATCGACATAAGCATAGTGTTCGAAAACAAGAGCAGCAATCCAGGCAAAGATTAGCACCAATTCAGGAGCAACAATCGAGCAACTCGGTTTCTCATTTGCCAATCCATCAACAATACCAGCACAAGCACCAGCACCAGCAGGCATCTGGTCCCGTCGTAGTTACCACGAAATGGGAAACATTCGATTCATCCCCGGCAACATTGCCGGTCACCTCGACATCTACATCTTCATCAACCGCTAATAACTCAGCCCCACCGAAGTTCCCTTGGGAATTCTTCGATTAA